In the genome of Gadus morhua chromosome 14, gadMor3.0, whole genome shotgun sequence, one region contains:
- the LOC115559070 gene encoding adhesion G-protein coupled receptor G5 isoform X2, with product METRMMDRSLLTLLLLLVGCSIGSCVYDKNFKFCGSWRHGNNTLTLNYDLSPGCENITVSANDSSLSVIGQITSQCTKSGSKSLKIDLVALWTVFCVHWEPLEDHLRLELPKQNFTLCEASGMQTCLCEYLSPEGGNRPDGVYGIGHTSIQGDPLEDKVLTAYVFLGEPINCREEPCDNASQRSNQVKITKIEIGSHVVGNVTLPKTNAIVVEMKENFHCFDFKAPVPDGADPETLPSIHLPTSLKPAPGKTAKLVCTFFRNKTLFQEPKRDVEILEDVVGITVENEVITNLREPIRIGFHHEALNKTHSRKCVSWDTKTDPQKVNWKEDGCVTEGMGAKKTECQCYHLTYFTIMVRLERRTVPHLLALTVITSLGNAVSTISCVALLIFLCNKRRAKEQSSPVHLGLAVSLFLLNLLFLLNLLFFFTGTLANVGGEGLCRWVGPGLHYALLSSFTWMAMEVFYTFWMVYMVFSPSPRAFFWYLIGFALPALPVLILVRIGNIYGIMEVGPSDDPSNPYLMCWMKNTPQAMLAHYLINISMLVGLVSSGLLMLFLVYWKIRTRNEWRHKKVAFLSIWGLSCLFGTTWGLGFLDFGPLSTFVLFLSCILNSLQGFFLMLRFYVLGWVKRREEGDSTLGSSSLTGSARQQMLQVQEKQ from the exons ATGGAAACCAGGATGATGGACAGGTCTCTGCTGACGTtgctcctgctgctggtggGCTGCTCAATCG GCTCCTGCGTATACGACAAGAACTTCAAGTTCTGTGGCAGCTGGCGCCACGGCAACAACACCCTCACACTGAACTACGACCTCTCGCCCGGCTGTGAGAACATCACCGTGTCGGCCAATGACAGTTCCCTGTCGGTGATCGGACAGATCACCTCTCAGTGCACCAAGTCCGGGTCCAAGTCCTTGAAGATTGACTTGGTAGCTCTGTGGACCGTATTCTGTGTGCACTGGGAACCTCTGGAGGACCACCTCAGGCTGGAG CTTCCCAAGCAGAATTTCACCCTATGCGAGGCCTCGGGCATGCAGACCTGCTTGTGCGAGTATCTGTCGCCTGAGGGAGGGAACCGGCCAGACGGAGTGTACGGCATCGGCCACACCTCCATCCAAGGAGATCCACTCGAGGATAAAGTGCTTACAGCCTACGTCTTTTTGGGAGAACCCATCAACTGCA GAGAGGAGCCCTGTGACAACGCCAGCCAGAGATCCAACCAAGTGAAGAT cacCAAGATCGAGATCGGCTCTCATGTGGTGGGTAACGTGACTCTGCCGAAAACCAACGCCATCGTGGTGGAGATGAAGGAGAACTTCCACTGCTTTGACTTCAAGGCCCCC GTCCCCGACGGTGCGGACCCGGagaccctcccctccatccacctccccacctctctgAAACCAGCCCCCGGGAAGACAGCCAAGCTGGTGTGCACCTTCTTCAGAAACAAGACTCTGTTCCAG gagccGAAGAGGGATGTGGAAATACTGGAGGATGTGGTGGGAATTACCGTGGAGAATGAAGTCATCACTAATCTGAGGGAACCCATCAGGATTGGTTTCCACCACGAAGCCTTAAAT AAAACCCATTCACGAAAATGTGTCTCGTGGGACACCAAGACAG ATCCACAGAAGGTCAACTGGAAGGAGGATGGATGTGTGACAGAAGGCATGGGAGCCAAGAAAACAGAGTGCCAATGCTACCATCTGACATACTTCACCATAATGGTG CGACTGGAGCGTCGAACTGTGCCCCACCTGCTGGCCCTGACAGTCATTACATCCTTGGGCAACGCCGTGTCCACCATCAGCTGTGTtgccctcctcatcttcctctgcaACAAACG gAGAGCGAAGGAGCAGTCTTCCCCGGTCCACCTGGGTTTAGCCGTGTCGCTCTTCCTCCTCaacctgctcttcctcctcaaccTGCTCTTCTTCTTCACGGGGACTCTGGCCAacgtgggaggggaggggctctgcCGCTGGGTGGGGCCGGGGCTTCACTACGCCCTGCTCAGCTCCTTCACCTGGATGGCCATGGAGGTGTTCTACACCTTCTGGATGGTCTACATGGTGTTTAGCCCCTCCCCCAGGGCCTTCTTCTGGTACCTGATAGGATTTG CTCTACCAGCTCTTCCAGTCCTCATCCTTGTACGCATAGGAAACATTTACGGTATAATGGAGGTGGGGCCCAGCGATGATCCCTCCAACCCCTACTTGAT GTGTTGGATGAAGAACACTCCACAGGCAATGCTGGCCCACTACCTGATCAACATCAGCATGCTGGTGGGCCTGGTGTCCTCAGGCCTGCTCATGCTCTTCCTGGTCTACTGGAAGATCCGCACCCGGAACGAGTGGAGGCACAAGAAGGTGGCCTTCCTCAGCATCTGGGGGCTCAGCTGTCTTTTCGGGACCACCTGGGGCCTGGGCTTCCTGGACTTTGGACCCCTCAGCACCTTCGTCCTCTTCCTGTCCTGCATCCTCAACTCGCTTCAAG GGTTCTTCCTGATGCTGCGCTTCTACGTGCTGGGCTGGGTGAAGAGGCGTGAAGAGGGAGACTCGACCCTGGGAAGTAGCAGCCTGACCGGCTCTGCCAGGCAGCAGATGCTACAAGTCCAGGAGAAACAGTAG
- the LOC115559070 gene encoding adhesion G-protein coupled receptor G5 isoform X1, with protein METRMMDRSLLTLLLLLVGCSIGSCVYDKNFKFCGSWRHGNNTLTLNYDLSPGCENITVSANDSSLSVIGQITSQCTKSGSKSLKIDLVALWTVFCVHWEPLEDHLRLELPKQNFTLCEASGMQTCLCEYLSPEGGNRPDGVYGIGHTSIQGDPLEDKVLTAYVFLGEPINCTGEEPCDNASQRSNQVKITKIEIGSHVVGNVTLPKTNAIVVEMKENFHCFDFKAPVPDGADPETLPSIHLPTSLKPAPGKTAKLVCTFFRNKTLFQEPKRDVEILEDVVGITVENEVITNLREPIRIGFHHEALNKTHSRKCVSWDTKTDPQKVNWKEDGCVTEGMGAKKTECQCYHLTYFTIMVRLERRTVPHLLALTVITSLGNAVSTISCVALLIFLCNKRRAKEQSSPVHLGLAVSLFLLNLLFLLNLLFFFTGTLANVGGEGLCRWVGPGLHYALLSSFTWMAMEVFYTFWMVYMVFSPSPRAFFWYLIGFALPALPVLILVRIGNIYGIMEVGPSDDPSNPYLMCWMKNTPQAMLAHYLINISMLVGLVSSGLLMLFLVYWKIRTRNEWRHKKVAFLSIWGLSCLFGTTWGLGFLDFGPLSTFVLFLSCILNSLQGFFLMLRFYVLGWVKRREEGDSTLGSSSLTGSARQQMLQVQEKQ; from the exons ATGGAAACCAGGATGATGGACAGGTCTCTGCTGACGTtgctcctgctgctggtggGCTGCTCAATCG GCTCCTGCGTATACGACAAGAACTTCAAGTTCTGTGGCAGCTGGCGCCACGGCAACAACACCCTCACACTGAACTACGACCTCTCGCCCGGCTGTGAGAACATCACCGTGTCGGCCAATGACAGTTCCCTGTCGGTGATCGGACAGATCACCTCTCAGTGCACCAAGTCCGGGTCCAAGTCCTTGAAGATTGACTTGGTAGCTCTGTGGACCGTATTCTGTGTGCACTGGGAACCTCTGGAGGACCACCTCAGGCTGGAG CTTCCCAAGCAGAATTTCACCCTATGCGAGGCCTCGGGCATGCAGACCTGCTTGTGCGAGTATCTGTCGCCTGAGGGAGGGAACCGGCCAGACGGAGTGTACGGCATCGGCCACACCTCCATCCAAGGAGATCCACTCGAGGATAAAGTGCTTACAGCCTACGTCTTTTTGGGAGAACCCATCAACTGCA CAGGAGAGGAGCCCTGTGACAACGCCAGCCAGAGATCCAACCAAGTGAAGAT cacCAAGATCGAGATCGGCTCTCATGTGGTGGGTAACGTGACTCTGCCGAAAACCAACGCCATCGTGGTGGAGATGAAGGAGAACTTCCACTGCTTTGACTTCAAGGCCCCC GTCCCCGACGGTGCGGACCCGGagaccctcccctccatccacctccccacctctctgAAACCAGCCCCCGGGAAGACAGCCAAGCTGGTGTGCACCTTCTTCAGAAACAAGACTCTGTTCCAG gagccGAAGAGGGATGTGGAAATACTGGAGGATGTGGTGGGAATTACCGTGGAGAATGAAGTCATCACTAATCTGAGGGAACCCATCAGGATTGGTTTCCACCACGAAGCCTTAAAT AAAACCCATTCACGAAAATGTGTCTCGTGGGACACCAAGACAG ATCCACAGAAGGTCAACTGGAAGGAGGATGGATGTGTGACAGAAGGCATGGGAGCCAAGAAAACAGAGTGCCAATGCTACCATCTGACATACTTCACCATAATGGTG CGACTGGAGCGTCGAACTGTGCCCCACCTGCTGGCCCTGACAGTCATTACATCCTTGGGCAACGCCGTGTCCACCATCAGCTGTGTtgccctcctcatcttcctctgcaACAAACG gAGAGCGAAGGAGCAGTCTTCCCCGGTCCACCTGGGTTTAGCCGTGTCGCTCTTCCTCCTCaacctgctcttcctcctcaaccTGCTCTTCTTCTTCACGGGGACTCTGGCCAacgtgggaggggaggggctctgcCGCTGGGTGGGGCCGGGGCTTCACTACGCCCTGCTCAGCTCCTTCACCTGGATGGCCATGGAGGTGTTCTACACCTTCTGGATGGTCTACATGGTGTTTAGCCCCTCCCCCAGGGCCTTCTTCTGGTACCTGATAGGATTTG CTCTACCAGCTCTTCCAGTCCTCATCCTTGTACGCATAGGAAACATTTACGGTATAATGGAGGTGGGGCCCAGCGATGATCCCTCCAACCCCTACTTGAT GTGTTGGATGAAGAACACTCCACAGGCAATGCTGGCCCACTACCTGATCAACATCAGCATGCTGGTGGGCCTGGTGTCCTCAGGCCTGCTCATGCTCTTCCTGGTCTACTGGAAGATCCGCACCCGGAACGAGTGGAGGCACAAGAAGGTGGCCTTCCTCAGCATCTGGGGGCTCAGCTGTCTTTTCGGGACCACCTGGGGCCTGGGCTTCCTGGACTTTGGACCCCTCAGCACCTTCGTCCTCTTCCTGTCCTGCATCCTCAACTCGCTTCAAG GGTTCTTCCTGATGCTGCGCTTCTACGTGCTGGGCTGGGTGAAGAGGCGTGAAGAGGGAGACTCGACCCTGGGAAGTAGCAGCCTGACCGGCTCTGCCAGGCAGCAGATGCTACAAGTCCAGGAGAAACAGTAG
- the LOC115559070 gene encoding adhesion G-protein coupled receptor G5 isoform X3, with product MQTCLCEYLSPEGGNRPDGVYGIGHTSIQGDPLEDKVLTAYVFLGEPINCTGEEPCDNASQRSNQVKITKIEIGSHVVGNVTLPKTNAIVVEMKENFHCFDFKAPVPDGADPETLPSIHLPTSLKPAPGKTAKLVCTFFRNKTLFQEPKRDVEILEDVVGITVENEVITNLREPIRIGFHHEALNKTHSRKCVSWDTKTDPQKVNWKEDGCVTEGMGAKKTECQCYHLTYFTIMVRLERRTVPHLLALTVITSLGNAVSTISCVALLIFLCNKRRAKEQSSPVHLGLAVSLFLLNLLFLLNLLFFFTGTLANVGGEGLCRWVGPGLHYALLSSFTWMAMEVFYTFWMVYMVFSPSPRAFFWYLIGFALPALPVLILVRIGNIYGIMEVGPSDDPSNPYLMCWMKNTPQAMLAHYLINISMLVGLVSSGLLMLFLVYWKIRTRNEWRHKKVAFLSIWGLSCLFGTTWGLGFLDFGPLSTFVLFLSCILNSLQGFFLMLRFYVLGWVKRREEGDSTLGSSSLTGSARQQMLQVQEKQ from the exons ATGCAGACCTGCTTGTGCGAGTATCTGTCGCCTGAGGGAGGGAACCGGCCAGACGGAGTGTACGGCATCGGCCACACCTCCATCCAAGGAGATCCACTCGAGGATAAAGTGCTTACAGCCTACGTCTTTTTGGGAGAACCCATCAACTGCA CAGGAGAGGAGCCCTGTGACAACGCCAGCCAGAGATCCAACCAAGTGAAGAT cacCAAGATCGAGATCGGCTCTCATGTGGTGGGTAACGTGACTCTGCCGAAAACCAACGCCATCGTGGTGGAGATGAAGGAGAACTTCCACTGCTTTGACTTCAAGGCCCCC GTCCCCGACGGTGCGGACCCGGagaccctcccctccatccacctccccacctctctgAAACCAGCCCCCGGGAAGACAGCCAAGCTGGTGTGCACCTTCTTCAGAAACAAGACTCTGTTCCAG gagccGAAGAGGGATGTGGAAATACTGGAGGATGTGGTGGGAATTACCGTGGAGAATGAAGTCATCACTAATCTGAGGGAACCCATCAGGATTGGTTTCCACCACGAAGCCTTAAAT AAAACCCATTCACGAAAATGTGTCTCGTGGGACACCAAGACAG ATCCACAGAAGGTCAACTGGAAGGAGGATGGATGTGTGACAGAAGGCATGGGAGCCAAGAAAACAGAGTGCCAATGCTACCATCTGACATACTTCACCATAATGGTG CGACTGGAGCGTCGAACTGTGCCCCACCTGCTGGCCCTGACAGTCATTACATCCTTGGGCAACGCCGTGTCCACCATCAGCTGTGTtgccctcctcatcttcctctgcaACAAACG gAGAGCGAAGGAGCAGTCTTCCCCGGTCCACCTGGGTTTAGCCGTGTCGCTCTTCCTCCTCaacctgctcttcctcctcaaccTGCTCTTCTTCTTCACGGGGACTCTGGCCAacgtgggaggggaggggctctgcCGCTGGGTGGGGCCGGGGCTTCACTACGCCCTGCTCAGCTCCTTCACCTGGATGGCCATGGAGGTGTTCTACACCTTCTGGATGGTCTACATGGTGTTTAGCCCCTCCCCCAGGGCCTTCTTCTGGTACCTGATAGGATTTG CTCTACCAGCTCTTCCAGTCCTCATCCTTGTACGCATAGGAAACATTTACGGTATAATGGAGGTGGGGCCCAGCGATGATCCCTCCAACCCCTACTTGAT GTGTTGGATGAAGAACACTCCACAGGCAATGCTGGCCCACTACCTGATCAACATCAGCATGCTGGTGGGCCTGGTGTCCTCAGGCCTGCTCATGCTCTTCCTGGTCTACTGGAAGATCCGCACCCGGAACGAGTGGAGGCACAAGAAGGTGGCCTTCCTCAGCATCTGGGGGCTCAGCTGTCTTTTCGGGACCACCTGGGGCCTGGGCTTCCTGGACTTTGGACCCCTCAGCACCTTCGTCCTCTTCCTGTCCTGCATCCTCAACTCGCTTCAAG GGTTCTTCCTGATGCTGCGCTTCTACGTGCTGGGCTGGGTGAAGAGGCGTGAAGAGGGAGACTCGACCCTGGGAAGTAGCAGCCTGACCGGCTCTGCCAGGCAGCAGATGCTACAAGTCCAGGAGAAACAGTAG